TATATTTTTCATAATAATTAGTGTCATATTCCTCTGGGACTCGTTTTCAGCTAATGTATCTCGTTTGTCTCCATTTAACTTTAAGATTGGGAACCGATCAAGTGAGTTTCATCCAGACGTCAGAAGAGTAAGAAGAGAGGGTTCCTTTATATATGAAGAGTTTATGTCCACCGGAGGAACTGATGTCAAGGTATGTGATTATTTTCCTTCTGCATGTTTCTCTATTAGCTCATTTTTCATCTTTTAGACCACATTAATCTTTCTGAGAATATCGTACTATTCTTGGTGTCAAGTGTCCTACATTAATAAGGTTATCATGTTAATCGCCTATATGTTTATATGACTTAGCTCCTATTTGCTGGTTGTTTTTGTCTGGTGAACATTTTTTCGTGAAGTTTTGGTTTTCACGAGCTCTGTACTGACAATCTGGATGCTGGCTTAAATACAGGTATACACAGTGGGTCCTGAATACGCACATGCTGAAGCAAGAAAGTCGCCTGTTGTTGATGGTGTTGTTATGAGGAATACTGATGGCAAGGAAGTACGTCGTCTACCGATCATTTACTTTAAATAGAATGAAACTTGACACTATCTCATTTTCTTATGGAGAGAGGGCTATATTGTGAATAGAGTATCAAAGTCTATTGATTATGATGAAAGTAAAATTTGGTAAATGTTTCATGATGGTGTAGCACGTTTATGTTTTTTTTATTGAACAGGTGAGATATCCAGTGTTGCTTACACCTGCAGAAAAGCAAATGGCTAGACAACTTTGCATTGCATTTAGGCAAACTGTATGTTGTGAATCCAATCCCTCTGGCTCTTGCAGAGTTTTATTTTCTTTATAATGGTACTACAATTTTTTTTAGTTTTTTTACAAATTTCATCAGGTGTGTGGGTTTGATCTTCTACGATCTGAGGGATGTTCATATGTTTGTGATGTAAATGGATGGAGTTTTGTCAAGAACTCTTACAAGTAAGCTAATAGCATTCTTCACTTTATTTTAACTCTCTAAAATGTGCAACGTTAAAGTATTATTCACAAACCTCTCATACTATCTATATAAGGTATTACGACGATGCTGCTTGTGTGCTAAGAAAAATGTGTTTGGATGCAAAGGCTCCTCATCTGTCATCGACTCTCCCTCCCACTTTGCCTTGGAAGTTCAATAAACCTGTACAGTCTAATAAAGGACTAACCCGCCAAGGCAATGGGCAGTCAGAAGAGCTACGTTGTGTCATTGCTGTTATTCGACAGTATGTTTTTTTTAGCATATAAATCACCTTTATTTCCTCTATACTTTTCTCTGTTAAAATTTTGTTATTACATGACAGTGGCGATCGAACTCCAAAACAGAAGGTGAAACTAAATGTTACAGAGGAGAAACTGTTAAACCTGATGTTGAAGTACAATGGTGGAAAGCCAAGAGCTGAGGTGAGAGAGGCTTCAGCTTTTCTGTCGTCCATCTTTTATCAGAGTCTTGATTCATTTTATATATTTTTTCTTCTTTTTTGCAGACAAAACTAAAAAGTGCAGTCCAGTTGCAAGACCTATTAGATGCAACAAGAATGTTAGTTCCCCGTACAAGGTAGAACCCTGAACTCAACTTTATGTGTCTTGTCTCCAAAAAGCATGTCTGGTCTAGCTTTTCCATGTGTTGAATACTGGTAACGACAATATGGTCTTCCTTTTTTATTATATGTAGACAAGGTCGTGAGAGTGAGAGTGATAGTGATCCAGAAGACCTTGAACATGCTGAGAAGCTTCGCCAAGTTAAAGCAGTTCTTGAAGAGGTTCTTTAGTATTTTCTCTTTTTTGTTGAATATAGTCCGTGGAAAGTATTACATAGTATCATTTTGGGAGTTAAAACTCTTATAAGTAAGCTAGCATTATGCATTTTTTATTCAATTCATGAGGTCATTTTCTGATAGCAGAGAATCTTTTGGTATGGGGCAGGGAGGAAATTTCTCGGGGATATACAGGAAGGTTCAACTGAAGCCGCTGAAGTGGGATGGTGAAGGCGAAGAAGAAAGACCTGTAGAGGCCCTTATGATACTTAAATACGGCGGTGTTCTAACTCACGCTGGTAGAAAGCAGGTTTTTACATACTCTACCATTTAATTTGTCATTGTTAAAATATATTATTCCAAGTATGGAAGAATTGTTTAACTTATTGATGTTTGTTTCATCTGCATGCAGGCAGAAGAGCTTGGTAGATTCTTTCGATACAATATGTATCCAGGTAAGGCCTGTTACTCTCTCTTTTTTTGGAGTATTTGACGATGAAATGGCCTTACTTATATGCTTTTTCAGGTGAAGGGACTGGTTTGCTTCGTCTCCATAGTACATACCGTCATGACCTTAAGATTTACAGCTCTGACGAGGGACGTGTTCAGGTACGTACACCTTTTACATTGACCACTACTGAAGATAATTAAGCTTGTGCTGGAAGAAATAATTATTAAACTGGTTTGCATATGTTGACCAGATGTCTGCAGCTGCTTTTGCTAAAGGCCTGCTTGACCTAGAAGGACAGCTGACGCCAATCCTGGTTTGCCCTTCTTTTTTATTATATTGCTGGTGCTTAATTTTCAATGTCATCAGGTGTTTACTAATACTGTCTTTATCTTTCTTGCTTCTCAAGGTTTCTTTGGTTAGCAAGGACTCTTCCATGTTGGATGGTCTTGATACTGCCAGCATTGAAATGGAAGCTGCCAAGGTTTGTCCCATGATGAGTCATTTTTTGAATAGTCCACCTTAAATATGTTAACAGTTTTGATTTCACTACTTGGACTATAAATGCAGGCTAGATTGAATGAGATTGTAACGTGTGGCAGAAAAATGATCAATGAGCATGGTTCCTCTGATGAATTCCCTTGGATGACTGATGGAGCTGGAGTTCCTCTCAATGCTAATGAACTCCTCCGTGAATTGGTACTCACACTTTTCCATCTAGTCTTAGTTTACTACTGGTGTGAAGTACATCACCAACCATTTTTTTTAGAGTTTTGTTTGCACAACAACGTACTATTGCATAGGCGCTGATGAGCACATTGGTAACATCTGTGGGTATTGCTCTCATTTTTGTGGCTCCCTCATTAGGTGACATTGACCAAGAATGTGACTGAACAAGTAAGAATACTTGCAATGGATGAGAAGGAGAACCTCACTGAGCCATATGATATGTATGATCAAGCAAAGGCTCTTGGAAAGACAAACATTGACAGTGATAGGATTGCTTCTGGATTACCATGCGGTAGTGAAGGGTTTCTTCTCATGTTTGCTCGGTGGATAAAGCTCGCAAGGGATCTCTACAATGAAAGAAAAGAGTAAGTTTCTTATCAAACTTTTTTAAACATTATTTAGAGGCTTGTGAGTGAGTGAGAGTAGCACTAATAGTTGAGTTTTAACTTGCAGCCGATTTGACATCACGCAGATTCCGGATATTTATGATTCATGCAAGTAAGTTATATATGTTATGGTGGTTTTTGGTGTATCTCGTTTATGAATTTACTTTAATATGTCTGTTAACGTCACCAGGTACGACCTGTTGCATAATTCCCATCTAGGTCTACAAGGATTAGATGAACTCTTCAAAGTTGCACAGGTACAAACTGTATTTTCTCTTTTCCAGTTTTCACTTACAATAATAGTTTGTTATCTTCCAAGGCAGGTTACTAATGAACATGACCTTTCTTGGTAGATCTCTGTATTGCGTTGACTGTGTTGGCTTATGACTAAATAATGTGTTTTGTGGTTGCAGTTGCTTGCAGATGGTGTGATCCCAAACGAGTATGGAATCAATCCACAACAGAAGCTTAAAATCGGTTCAAAGGTTGACATTTTTTCTAGGCTAGCTACGAGAGTAGTTTATATTATCTCCAGCGGAGCTCTCATATCTTATCAAAATCTATTTTTCCGTGTAACAAAAAAAGGTTGCTAGGCGCTTAATGGGGAAGATCTTGATAGACTTGAGGAATACTCGAGAAGAAGCAATGAGTGTTGCTGAACTGAAAGAACAACATGTCACATTGTCATTATCT
The DNA window shown above is from Brassica oleracea var. oleracea cultivar TO1000 chromosome C3, BOL, whole genome shotgun sequence and carries:
- the LOC106332032 gene encoding inositol hexakisphosphate and diphosphoinositol-pentakisphosphate kinase 2 isoform X2; its protein translation is MFCLLHKHYILSSLLLCLVIIIVLLVSSSPMGQILDRLESFGEFEILHFRDKVILEDPIESWPICDCLIAFHSSGYPLEKAQAYAALRKPFLVNELDPQYLLHDRRKVYEHLEMYGIPVPRYACVNRKVPNEDLDYFVEEEDFVEVNGERFWKPFVEKPVNGDDHSIMIYYPSSAGGGMKELFRKIGNRSSEFHPDVRRVRREGSFIYEEFMSTGGTDVKVYTVGPEYAHAEARKSPVVDGVVMRNTDGKEVRYPVLLTPAEKQMARQLCIAFRQTVCGFDLLRSEGCSYVCDVNGWSFVKNSYKYYDDAACVLRKMCLDAKAPHLSSTLPPTLPWKFNKPVQSNKGLTRQGNGQSEELRCVIAVIRHGDRTPKQKVKLNVTEEKLLNLMLKYNGGKPRAETKLKSAVQLQDLLDATRMLVPRTRQGRESESDSDPEDLEHAEKLRQVKAVLEEGGNFSGIYRKVQLKPLKWDGEGEEERPVEALMILKYGGVLTHAGRKQAEELGRFFRYNMYPGEGTGLLRLHSTYRHDLKIYSSDEGRVQMSAAAFAKGLLDLEGQLTPILVSLVSKDSSMLDGLDTASIEMEAAKARLNEIVTCGRKMINEHGSSDEFPWMTDGAGVPLNANELLRELVTLTKNVTEQVRILAMDEKENLTEPYDMYDQAKALGKTNIDSDRIASGLPCGSEGFLLMFARWIKLARDLYNERKDRFDITQIPDIYDSCKYDLLHNSHLGLQGLDELFKVAQLLADGVIPNEYGINPQQKLKIGSKVARRLMGKILIDLRNTREEAMSVAELKEQHVTLSLSSSKKHQDKNIQPKRDDLRRPGTGDKDEDDDDKETKYRLDPKYANVKTPERHVRTRLYFTSESHIHSLMNVLRYCNLDESLQGEESLISQNALERLFKTKELDYMSYIVLRLFENTEVSLEDPKRFRIELTFSRGADLSPLEEKNDDEAESLMREHTLPIMGPERLQEVGSCLTLETMEKMVHPFAMPPEDFPPASAPVGFSGYFSKSAAVLERLVKLFHSYKNSSSNGKG
- the LOC106332032 gene encoding inositol hexakisphosphate and diphosphoinositol-pentakisphosphate kinase 2 isoform X1, with the protein product MEVEEGASVGVGGGKIKVGVCVMEKKVSSSPMGQILDRLESFGEFEILHFRDKVILEDPIESWPICDCLIAFHSSGYPLEKAQAYAALRKPFLVNELDPQYLLHDRRKVYEHLEMYGIPVPRYACVNRKVPNEDLDYFVEEEDFVEVNGERFWKPFVEKPVNGDDHSIMIYYPSSAGGGMKELFRKIGNRSSEFHPDVRRVRREGSFIYEEFMSTGGTDVKVYTVGPEYAHAEARKSPVVDGVVMRNTDGKEVRYPVLLTPAEKQMARQLCIAFRQTVCGFDLLRSEGCSYVCDVNGWSFVKNSYKYYDDAACVLRKMCLDAKAPHLSSTLPPTLPWKFNKPVQSNKGLTRQGNGQSEELRCVIAVIRHGDRTPKQKVKLNVTEEKLLNLMLKYNGGKPRAETKLKSAVQLQDLLDATRMLVPRTRQGRESESDSDPEDLEHAEKLRQVKAVLEEGGNFSGIYRKVQLKPLKWDGEGEEERPVEALMILKYGGVLTHAGRKQAEELGRFFRYNMYPGEGTGLLRLHSTYRHDLKIYSSDEGRVQMSAAAFAKGLLDLEGQLTPILVSLVSKDSSMLDGLDTASIEMEAAKARLNEIVTCGRKMINEHGSSDEFPWMTDGAGVPLNANELLRELVTLTKNVTEQVRILAMDEKENLTEPYDMYDQAKALGKTNIDSDRIASGLPCGSEGFLLMFARWIKLARDLYNERKDRFDITQIPDIYDSCKYDLLHNSHLGLQGLDELFKVAQLLADGVIPNEYGINPQQKLKIGSKVARRLMGKILIDLRNTREEAMSVAELKEQHVTLSLSSSKKHQDKNIQPKRDDLRRPGTGDKDEDDDDKETKYRLDPKYANVKTPERHVRTRLYFTSESHIHSLMNVLRYCNLDESLQGEESLISQNALERLFKTKELDYMSYIVLRLFENTEVSLEDPKRFRIELTFSRGADLSPLEEKNDDEAESLMREHTLPIMGPERLQEVGSCLTLETMEKMVHPFAMPPEDFPPASAPVGFSGYFSKSAAVLERLVKLFHSYKNSSSNGKG